A genomic region of Prionailurus bengalensis isolate Pbe53 chromosome D1, Fcat_Pben_1.1_paternal_pri, whole genome shotgun sequence contains the following coding sequences:
- the LOC122482598 gene encoding olfactory receptor 52H1 — translation MVTFNLSNYNPGPFILVGIPGLEQCHVWIGIPFCIIYIVAVVGNCILLYLITVERSLHKPMFSFLAMLAVSDLVLSTAGVPRTLSIFWLGAREITFPGCLTQMFFLHYSFVLDSAILMAMAFDRYVAICSPLRYTTILTPRTIIKIAVGISFRSFCIILPVVFLLTRLPFCRTRIIPHTYCEHIGVARLACADISVNIWYGFGVPIMTVISDVILIAVSYSLILRAVFRLPSLDARHKALGTCGSHVCVILMFYTPAFFSILAHRFGHNVSLTFHILFANLYIVIPPALNPIVYGVKTKQIRDKVILLFSTKATE, via the coding sequence ATGGTCACTTTCAACCTGAGCAATTACAACCCAGGACCCTTCATTCTGGTGGGGATCCCAGGCCTGGAGCAATGCCATGTGTGGATTGGGATTCCCTTCTGTATCATCTACATTGTGGCCGTGGTGGGAAACTGCATCCTTCTCTACCTCATCACGGTGGAGCGTAGCCTTCACAAACCCATGTTTTCCTTTCTCGCCATGCTGGCCGTGAGTGACCTCGTCCTGTCCACAGCTGGTGTTCCCAGGACACTCAGTATCTTTTGGCTCGGGGCTCGAGAAATCACATTCCCAGGGTGTCTTACACAAATGTTCTTCCTCCACTATAGTTTTGTCCTGGATTCAGCCATCCTGATGGCCATGGCATTTGACCGCTACGTGGCCATCTGCTCTCCCCTGAGGTACACCACTATTCTGACTCCCAGGACCATCATCAAGATTGCAGTGGGTATCTCCTTTCGAAGCTTCTGCATTATCCTGCCAGTTGTATTCTTGCTCACACGCCTGCCTTTCTGCAGGACACGCATCATACCGCACACATACTGTGAGCACATAGGTGTTGCCCGGCTCGCCTGTGCTGACATCTCCGTCAATATCTGGTATGGCTTTGGTGTCCCCATCATGACGGTCATCTCAGATGTGATTCTCATTGCCGTTTCTTACAGCCTCATCCTCCGTGCCGTCTTCCGCCTCCCCTCCCTGGATGCCCGCCACAAAGCCCTTGGCACGTGTGGTTCCCATGTCTGTGTCATCCTCATGTTTTATACACCCGCCTTTTTCTCCATCCTTGCCCATCGCTTTGGGCACAATGTCTCCCTCACTTTCCACATCCTGTTTGCCAACCTCTACATTGTTATTCCGCCTGCACTCAACCCCATTGTCTATGGAGTGAAGACCAAGCAGATCCGAGATAAGGTCATACTTTTGTTTTCTACCAAGGCTACAGAATGA
- the LOC122484272 gene encoding olfactory receptor 52D1-like yields the protein MEMDPVLAALNQTVLISEPGPFVLLGLPGLETLHAWLAVPVCLLYMAALAGNVLLLGLVAADKTLQAPMYQLLGLLAAADLVLATSTVPKALAVLWGLSAEISFTACLAQLFVTHVAFIAESSVLLAMAVDRYVAICQPLRYGALLTQRVVGGVAVAAVTRGACVMAPPVALLQRLPYCGQRELPHTYCEHMGVARLACGDTRPNVWYGLATTLLSPALDFGLIATSYAFILRAVCRLPSHGARCKALGTCGAHASVITLFYTPALFSFLAHRFGRHTVPSHIHILLANLYVVVPPALNPVVYGVRTQQIAQRLRHLLRLCWVGAIRGVSPERASHSSE from the coding sequence ATGGAAATGGATCCTGTACTGGCTGCTCTCAACCAGACTGTGCTCATCTCTGAGCCCGGTCCCTTTGTCCTGCTGGGGTTGCCAGGACTGGAGACCTTGCATGCCTGGCTTGCGGTACCTGTATGTCTGCTGTACATGGCGGCTTTGGCAGGGAATGTCCTTCTACTGGGGCTGGTGGCAGCTGATAAGACACTTCAGGCACCCATGTACCAGCTTCTGGGGCTTCTGGCAGCTGCTGACTTGGTTCTGGCCACATCCACGGTACCCAAAGCTCTGGCTGTGCTGTGGGGCCTGTCAGCAGAGATCTCTTTCACGGCCTGCCTAGCTCAGCTCTTTGTTACCCATGTGGCCTTCATTGCTGAATCTTCAGTGCTCCTGGCCATGGCCGTggaccgctatgtggccatctgtcaGCCTCTGCGTTATGGGGCATTGCTGACACAGCGTGTGGTGGGTGGAGTGGCGGTGGCTGCCGTGACCCGTGGTGCCTGTGTCATGGCACCCCCTGTGGCCCTGCTCCAAAGACTGCCTTACTGTGGGCAGCGGGAGCTCCCCCACACCTACTGTGAACACATGGGTGTGGCTCGGCTGGCATGTGGTGACACGCGCCCCAACGTTTGGTACGGACTAGCCACCACACTTCTATCCCCAGCACTGGACTTCGGGCTCATCGCCACTTCCTATGCCTTCATTCTCCGTGCTGTCTGTCGCCTGCCGTCCCACGGTGCCCGCTGCAAAGCCTTGGGTACCTGTGGGGCCCATGCCAGTGTCATCACTCTCTTCTACACACCcgctctcttctctttcctggccCACCGTTTCGGCCGCCACACGGTGCCCAGCCACATCCACATCCTACTGGCTAACCTGTATGTGGTGGTGCCCCCTGCCCTGAACCCTGTGGTCTATGGAGTACGTACCCAACAGATCGCTCAGAGGCTCAGGCACTTGCTTCGATTGTGCTGGGTCGGGGCCATAAGGGGTGTAAGCCCTGAGAGGGCCTCCCATAGCAGTGAATGA
- the LOC122482599 gene encoding olfactory receptor 52H1-like: MYNLSNDHTGDFTLLGIAGLGQYHVWISIPFCFMYLAAIVGNSILLYLIAVEHSLHAPMFFFLSMLAMTDLILSTTCVPKTLTIFWLGPQKISFPGCLTQLFFLHYSFVLDSAILLAMAFDRYVAICSPLRYTTILTPRTIAKIIVGISFRSFCVIVPCVFLANRLPFCRTRIIPHTYCEHIGVARLACADISVNIWYGFGVPIMTVILDVILIAVSYILILCAVFRLPSQGARHKALGTCASHVCVILMFYIPAFFSILAHRFGRNVSRTFHIIFANLYVVVPPALNPIVYGVKTKQIWDKVIHLLCPQRSQ, from the coding sequence ATGTACAACCTGAGTAACGACCACACAGGTGACTTCACCCTTTTGGGCATCGCTGGCCTCGGGCAGTACCACGTCTGGATCAGCATCCCCTTCTGCTTTATGTATCTCGCGGCCATTGTGGGCAATAGTATCCTTCTCTACCTCATTGCTGTGGAACATAGTCTTCATGCACccatgttctttttcctttccatgctGGCCATGACAGATCTGATACTGTCTACCACTTGTGTCCCCAAAACCCTTACCATCTTCTGGCTTGGTCCCCAGAAAATCAGTTTTCCTGGTTGTCTGACCCAGTTATTCTTTCTGCACTACAGCTTTGTGCTGGACTCGGCTATACTCTTGGCCATGGCATTCGACCGCTACGTGGCCATCTGCTCTCCCCTGAGGTACACCACTATTTTGACCCCCAGGACCATTGCCAAAATTATTGTGGGAATCTCCTTCAGAAGCTTCTGTGTTATAGTTCCATGTGTTTTCCTTGCAAATCGTCTACCCTTCTGCAGGACACGCATCATACCGCACACATACTGTGAGCACATAGGTGTTGCCCGGCTCGCCTGTGCTGACATCTCCGTCAACATCTGGTATGGCTTTGGTGTTCCCATCATGACGGTGATTTTGGATGTGATCCTAATTGCTGTCTCCTACATCCTGATCCTCTGTGCCGTCTTCCGCCTCCCCTCCCAGGGCGCCCGCCACAAGGCCCTTGGCACGTGTGCTTCCCATGTCTGTGTCATCCTCATGTTCTatataccagcattcttctccatCCTTGCACATCGCTTTGGGCGTAATGTCTCTCGTACCTTTCACATCATCTTTGCCAACCTCTATGTAGTCGTCCCACCTGCACTCAATCCTATCGTCTATGGAGTAAAGACCAAACAGATCTGGGACAAAGTCATCCATCTGCTCTGTCCCCAGAGGTCCCAGTGA